A region from the Acidiferrobacter sp. SPIII_3 genome encodes:
- the purE gene encoding 5-(carboxyamino)imidazole ribonucleotide mutase has product MAALVGIIMGSRSDWDTMRHGAQALSDLGIAHEVQVVSAHRTPDLLFTYAAQAEGRGLRAIIAGAGGAAHLPGMVAAKTALPVLGVPVQSQALNGLDSLLSIVQMPAGVPVATFAIGKAGAINAALFAAALLAGHDGAIREALAAFRVRQTEAVLAHGDPRIP; this is encoded by the coding sequence ATGGCGGCACTTGTCGGCATCATCATGGGATCGCGTTCCGATTGGGACACGATGCGGCATGGCGCGCAGGCGCTGAGTGATCTTGGTATCGCCCATGAGGTCCAGGTCGTCTCCGCGCATCGCACCCCCGATCTGCTCTTCACTTATGCCGCGCAGGCCGAGGGGCGCGGGCTGCGCGCGATCATCGCCGGGGCGGGCGGCGCCGCCCATCTGCCGGGCATGGTGGCCGCGAAGACCGCGCTCCCGGTGTTGGGTGTGCCGGTGCAGTCCCAGGCCCTGAACGGGCTCGATTCCCTGTTGTCCATCGTCCAGATGCCGGCCGGCGTTCCCGTCGCCACCTTTGCCATCGGTAAGGCCGGGGCGATCAATGCCGCGTTGTTCGCAGCCGCGCTGCTTGCCGGGCACGATGGCGCGATCCGCGAGGCGCTCGCGGCCTTCCGGGTCCGGCAGACCGAGGCCGTTCTTGCCCATGGAGATCCGCGCATCCCATGA
- a CDS encoding 5-(carboxyamino)imidazole ribonucleotide synthase, with translation MIVGIIGGGQLAQMLAMAGQPLGIRCLFLDPAPDACARATGELLCGDYGDERLLDELARRATVVTYEFENVPEASLRRLASRVRVHPHPGALALARDRWHEKRLFADLGLSTPPFVAVDTRADLERALTVTGWPAVLKTRTMGYDGKGQRVLRDPGDINAAFAALSGAPLILEGFVAFDREVSLVAVRGAGGDARFYPLTENVHRNGVLVQSQARPGDPMTARAEDYVGRLLAHLDYVGVLAVEFFQKGDTLLANEMAPRVHNSGHWTLEGAETSQFENHLRAVLGLSLGATHVLAPSGMVNFVGHLPEASAVLAVPGAHLHVYGKAARPGRKLGHATVRAPREPDVQDALARLRLLADAGGTD, from the coding sequence ATGATCGTCGGCATCATCGGCGGGGGCCAACTGGCGCAGATGCTGGCCATGGCCGGTCAGCCGCTCGGTATCCGTTGCCTCTTTCTGGATCCCGCCCCGGATGCCTGCGCGCGCGCGACCGGGGAGCTATTGTGCGGCGATTACGGCGATGAACGCCTGCTAGACGAGCTGGCCCGCCGTGCCACGGTCGTGACCTATGAGTTCGAGAACGTGCCCGAGGCGAGCCTTCGCCGCCTGGCCTCCCGGGTCCGCGTGCATCCGCACCCCGGGGCGCTCGCCCTGGCGCGCGACCGCTGGCATGAGAAGCGCCTGTTTGCCGATCTCGGTCTATCGACTCCGCCGTTCGTGGCCGTCGACACGCGCGCCGACCTGGAGCGGGCGCTCACCGTCACCGGTTGGCCGGCGGTCCTGAAGACCCGTACCATGGGCTACGACGGCAAGGGTCAGCGGGTGCTGCGCGATCCGGGCGACATCAATGCCGCGTTTGCCGCGTTGTCCGGCGCGCCCCTGATCCTGGAGGGTTTCGTGGCCTTCGATCGCGAGGTCTCCCTGGTCGCCGTGCGCGGCGCCGGCGGTGATGCGCGTTTCTATCCGCTGACCGAGAATGTCCACCGAAACGGCGTTCTCGTGCAATCACAAGCGCGTCCCGGGGACCCGATGACGGCGCGCGCCGAGGACTATGTCGGCCGGCTCCTTGCGCATCTCGACTATGTGGGGGTGCTGGCCGTGGAGTTCTTTCAGAAGGGCGACACGCTGCTCGCCAACGAGATGGCGCCGCGGGTGCACAACTCCGGTCACTGGACCCTGGAGGGGGCCGAGACCAGCCAGTTCGAGAATCACCTGCGCGCCGTGCTCGGTCTGTCGCTTGGCGCGACGCATGTATTGGCGCCGTCGGGCATGGTCAATTTTGTCGGTCATCTGCCCGAGGCATCGGCGGTGCTCGCCGTACCGGGCGCCCACCTGCATGTCTACGGAAAGGCCGCGCGACCCGGCCGCAAGCTCGGCCATGCCACGGTACGCGCCCCTCGCGAGCCGGATGTCCAAGACGCCCTGGCGCGCCTGCGCCTGCTCGCCGATGCCGGCGGCACGGATTAG